GATTACAGTACAACAGAAAACCAAATACTCTTGCGCAGAGGTGTGTTGATTAGGTAATCCAGAGGATCAGAATGGACAAtcgctttcagccttgctgccctccgGAATAGGGATATCCTAGTGatagacagaaacaaagaaaagagggcgcacccgcctatcctttagtacatttattcaaaaaGTATAAGTTATAAGCGCAATTTTCTTTccttacctttgtgagtagtttttatttatgctttttgaataaatgtactaaaggataatgcactaggctggtgcgccctcttttctttgtttctgttaatgtGAGGAGGACTCTGATCATCATAGAGCACCTTCCACAaagtgaatgcactaaggtaaggtgCGGTGGGGGGTTACTAAGATAAGGggtaacctttatatcagtgcccctttaccCCACTGTATTCACTGCCCCCTACATCATtgatcccccctcagactggccttgctacactgtcactgatcaccactcaggtgcaccgtgcagggctcagtcagatggtcctctctggggtccagcttggtggctctcgtTTCATCATCTATATTACACTacgagactgtgcggccataatacaagagatggtcagagactgcagacatagtacaagagatggtcagagactgcagacatagtacaggagatggtcagagactgcagacatgatacaggagatgatcagagactgcagacatagtacaggagatgatcagagactgcagacataatacaggagatgatcagagactgcagacatactacaggagatggtcagagactgcagacatagtacaggagatgatcagagactgcagacatagtagaggagatgatcagagactgcagacatagtacaggagatgatcagagactgcagacatagtagaggagatgatcagagactgcagacatagtacaggagatgatcagagactgcagacataatacaagagatggtcagagactgcagacatagtacaagagatgatcagagactgcagacataatacaggagatggtcagagactgcagacatagtacaggagatgatcagagactgcagacataatacaagagatggtcagagactgcagacatagtacaagagatggtcagagactgcagacatagtacaggagatggtcagagactgcagacatgatacaggagatgatcagagactgcagacatagtacaggagatgatcagagactgcagacataatacaggagatgatcagagactgcagacatagtacaggagatggtcagagactgcagacatgatacaggagatgatcagagactgcagacatagtacaggagatgatcagagactgcagacataatacaggagatgatcagagactgcagacataatacaggagatgatcagagactgcagacatagtacaggagatgatcagagactgcagacatagtagaggagatgatcagagactgcagacatgttgcaggagatgatcagagactgcagacatggtacaggagatgatcagagactacagacataatacaggagatgatcagagactgcagacattgtacaggagatgatcagagactgcagacattgtacaggagatggtcagagactgcagacatggtacaggagatgatcagagactacagacattgtacaggagatggtcagagactgcagacattgtacaggagatgatcagagactgcagacatagtacaggagatgatcagagactgcagacatcctacaggagatgatcagagactgcagacattgtacaggagatgatcagagactgcagacattgtacaggagatgatcagagactgcagacatagtacaggagatgatcagagactgcagacattgtacaggagatgatcagagactgcagacatggtacaggagatgctcagagactgcagacataattggGCTGAAATTGAACCCGGgtcacatgtgaatcgcacagaacGCACAGCGTGTTCCTGCGTTTTCATAGTGTGAACCTGCCCTGTGACCTGGAACCCACACTTTGCTCCACTAACCTGCCTGGAAGGGGGGCACTAGTATGGGCACCTGGAGCAATTTTCCACATCTCTGGTGGGGTGCCAAGGGCCACCCCCTCTGTGGCAGACATCATCTCTTTAATATTGGGGGGGAGATATGTGCTAAGGGGGGGTGAATTTCATATCCAAGCCCCCTTGTAGCACAGGTACTAAAGTGCCCCCTagaagatatcccccccccccaaattactcaAAGTGAACTGTAGGCTAGTTTCCCCTCACACTCTTGTTcatgccccccacctctggaagactcACTGTGGATTAGTTGATAGATGATCTCAGTCCAGCAGCGTTGTCGGCAGTGTGGtgagcctcctcctcccctcctcctctgtgtacacaggaaaacacatcagagcaggaggaggaggggagggttcACTGCCCTATAGCCCCCcaaactgccactataccaccccaaactgccctatacaccCCAAACTTGCAATAAACCACtctaaactgccctataccacccccaaactgccaatataacAACCCAAACTACCCTATACACCCcaaacttccaatataccaccccaaaccaccctataccaccccaaactatcctaaaccaccccaaatcacccccaaactgccaatataccaccccaaactaccctAAATCACCCCAAATAGctcccaaactgccaatataccaccaaaactgccctataccaccccaaaatgccaatatactaccccaacctgccatataccaccccagcctgccctataccaccccaaactgccaatataccaccccaaattaccctatatcacccaaactgccagataccatcctaacctgtcctataccaccttaacctgccctataccaccttaacctgccctataccagcccaacctgccctataccaccctaacctgtcattataccaccctagcctgccactagaccaccctatactaccctaccctgccactatatcaccctatactatcGTTTACAAGGGCCAGTTTGGGGTGCACCCCGTGACCATTCGCTGCCTGCAGggcgctgggcagcctagacaggagaggggtgacaccatgttttaccgcaccaggtgacaccgaccttagtgacgccactggttgGCTCTGCCCTGCCCTGAAAAATGGAGGCTGTGGAGCTCACGGGCGGCGTGCCGGAACGAAGATACCCCGCACAAGCTGCGGGCATTCCATTACTCTGATTCGCCGGGGAAGTTAGTTAGAGGTCCGCTTGTGTAGGCAAGGCACGCTGCACAGGGAGCCACCGgcgggtctgaataatgtgcccgggtctcaggcGGTCAGAGACCCGGGCACATGtttttcaaaacccgtactgtccgggtgaatcccggacaggtggcaaccctacctggggCGCATTTGATGTGGAATTCAGAACGTGTGTAGTGCTGTGGATAATTTGCCTAGCTGAAGGTCTTGAATCCAAGGATATTCTTTGGGTGGTGAATGAAACACAATTGTAAGGAAAGATTGTGGACTTTGCAACATTGTATTTATCATTTGTACTACATTTTAGATAAAGTGATTAGAGGAGTTTTTATGTTCCTTTGTCTTGTATTGTGTAAGAAGAATAAAAGTGGTAAAAGTAAGAGGTGAGACAATTTACCTGAGATATCTGTACAACTACATCGATAAAATCGGGCTTCGGGCACTTCGGTAGAGGCACTGTGCAGTTTGTGTGTATTGCAGACGCCGAATTCACCAGGCAATCCATGTATCTTCCGTCTGTCAATACAATTATGAGCCAAAAGAGAACAGCTTTATAGTCCTTCCAACAAGTTTTACAACAAGGTTTGCAACAAGAGCAACAACAACCTTCTTGGGCTTTCACCTTTCCTTTTCCTGTCAAAGATTCCTTTTCTTGCCCACCTTTTCCATTATTTgtagccttttttttctttgtacagcaCGTCTCTGTGGAGCGAAAATAGCACGTCACAGCCAACACAATTAAAGCTGGTACAACGAGAAATACCATACTGTACGCAACAGCCAGTCCATGATAGTTCTCGGGACACATAAACTCCATGtccataattttttccaaaaacaaaaagatCAGAGCGAGAAAGGAGGTTTGAACGACGTTAAAATTTTTGTTGATGAATGTGCCCAGGTTCTCCATGCGGCCTCTTTTAGGGACACACATTGCGAGCGTTGGGTTAGGCTGTTTACCAAATGAACCAGGCGAGGTGTAAC
This portion of the Aquarana catesbeiana isolate 2022-GZ linkage group LG07, ASM4218655v1, whole genome shotgun sequence genome encodes:
- the LOC141102354 gene encoding uncharacterized protein, whose translation is MCVPKRGRMENLGTFINKNFNVVQTSFLALIFLFLEKIMDMEFMCPENYHGLAVAYSMVFLVVPALIVLAVTCYFRSTETCCTKKKKATNNGKGGQEKESLTGKGKVKAQEGCCCSCCKPCCKTCWKDYKAVLFWLIIVLTDGRYMDCLVNSASAIHTNCTVPLPKCPKPDFIDVVVQISQIIGLLLILVVIFFYCVCKCKSKSGLYAERYEDILLQVTEDTIKQKTKKKQEEYVESQLKEDKKWTGLKIGKSDTLEILEEITSNCKEKVKIKLTGAEVEGDGKGDGKGGAGGAKKGNEQDKQNEQEEQELLMEQEEQKKGEGAGGAGVTKGTEGQPSLDICDTTV